The Mammaliicoccus sciuri genome window below encodes:
- a CDS encoding autorepressor SdpR family transcription factor, with product MKDIFKALSDETRREILEMLKDEKMTASDIASHFDMSQASVSQHLKILRLNDLIYSERQGKYIYYHLNLSVFEEVIKWVIQFKN from the coding sequence ATGAAAGATATTTTTAAAGCTTTATCAGATGAAACAAGAAGAGAAATCTTAGAAATGTTGAAGGATGAAAAGATGACTGCTAGTGATATTGCAAGTCATTTCGATATGAGCCAAGCTAGTGTTTCGCAACATTTGAAAATACTTAGACTGAATGACTTAATTTATTCTGAAAGACAAGGAAAGTATATATATTATCACTTAAACTTATCTGTTTTTGAGGAAGTCATTAAATGGGTGATACAGTTTAAAAACTAA
- a CDS encoding IS110 family RNA-guided transposase has product MVFIEYFGIDVGKGKSFIAHYSNNEFVKEFEITHDNNGFDSLKKYIKNFSGVYFLFEATGIYSKVLEKFCTVNKISFCVINPLEAKLLTNSLRNWKTDKSDAHKLAVLAKNINKKPSRNLLEEKYVKIRELTRYYEEINNQQNYLKNQLIQLLDMTFPELQNLFKDRYSKLALQVASKFPHPDFVDSNDIEELKKIINSCTEKNLSEKKKAQYANKLVEFSMVSYPSVSKDSFLTDKLVYVIEDLLSLMKRHASIKQRLLMLAEEFEEFKIIKSILGIGDLTAIMIIGELGDIKSFDSHKQLNAYVGIDIKRYQSGKTHFKDKINKRGNKHARSLFYLIIKNFLLGQRLFKNHIIDYYYKLKKQPNGKGHKTASVACINKLLKTIHYLVINNKEYDYHLSPHG; this is encoded by the coding sequence GTGGTTTTTATCGAATATTTTGGAATAGATGTTGGAAAAGGAAAGAGTTTTATTGCACATTATTCAAACAATGAATTTGTTAAAGAATTTGAAATTACCCATGATAATAATGGTTTTGATTCACTAAAGAAATATATAAAGAATTTCTCAGGAGTATATTTCTTGTTTGAAGCTACTGGTATATATTCAAAAGTATTGGAGAAATTTTGTACCGTTAATAAGATTTCGTTTTGTGTAATTAACCCTCTAGAGGCAAAATTACTAACTAATTCTTTAAGAAACTGGAAAACAGATAAATCTGATGCACATAAACTTGCTGTTTTAGCTAAAAATATAAACAAAAAACCTTCTAGAAATTTATTGGAAGAAAAGTATGTAAAAATTAGAGAGCTGACAAGATACTATGAAGAAATTAACAATCAACAAAATTACTTAAAAAACCAATTGATTCAGTTACTAGATATGACTTTTCCAGAATTACAAAACCTATTTAAGGACAGATATTCAAAATTGGCTTTACAAGTAGCTAGTAAGTTCCCACATCCGGACTTTGTTGATTCTAATGATATAGAAGAACTAAAAAAGATAATTAATAGTTGTACAGAAAAAAATCTATCAGAGAAAAAGAAAGCACAATATGCAAATAAACTCGTAGAGTTCTCTATGGTCAGTTATCCTTCTGTTTCTAAAGATTCATTTTTAACAGATAAATTAGTTTATGTGATTGAAGATTTATTAAGCCTAATGAAACGGCATGCTTCTATAAAACAAAGATTATTAATGTTAGCTGAAGAATTTGAAGAATTTAAAATAATTAAATCTATTCTTGGCATTGGTGATTTAACTGCCATAATGATTATTGGCGAATTAGGTGATATCAAATCCTTTGATTCTCATAAGCAATTGAATGCATATGTAGGTATTGATATAAAAAGATATCAGTCTGGTAAAACGCATTTTAAAGATAAAATAAACAAACGTGGAAACAAACATGCTAGATCATTATTTTACTTAATCATTAAAAATTTTCTGTTGGGTCAAAGGTTATTTAAAAATCATATTATCGACTATTATTACAAATTAAAAAAGCAGCCTAATGGCAAAGGCCACAAGACTGCATCAGTAGCTTGCATTAACAAACTACTTAAAACCATTCATTATCTCGTAATAAATAATAAAGAATATGATTATCACTTGTCTCCACACGGATAA
- a CDS encoding type I toxin-antitoxin system Fst family toxin has product MLVISKVSTIIIGCIVALFANWLRKQNKK; this is encoded by the coding sequence ATATTAGTAATCAGTAAAGTTTCAACCATTATAATTGGTTGTATTGTTGCTTTATTTGCGAATTGGTTACGCAAGCAGAACAAAAAATAA
- a CDS encoding histidine phosphatase family protein, which yields MTNVYFLRHGETDWNLEGRTQGRTDIPLNRNGELQAKESGVALKDKEIDVIITSPLKRAKKTAEIVQELLKVDLIEREAFIELSFGDAEGLTLAERLERFPDLIYPNSEDGSSIECRILKGLAEIHEKYPNQNVVVVSHGAFINAILYHYSNGETGTGKIKLTNGSISSLKISDAKVEILECNQVNHLSQYKKIGEI from the coding sequence ATGACAAATGTATATTTTTTAAGACATGGTGAAACGGATTGGAATTTGGAAGGTAGAACGCAAGGTAGAACGGATATTCCTTTGAATCGTAATGGCGAATTACAAGCAAAGGAAAGTGGTGTAGCTTTAAAGGATAAAGAGATTGATGTGATTATTACGAGTCCTTTAAAAAGAGCTAAAAAAACTGCTGAAATTGTTCAAGAATTATTGAAAGTAGATTTGATTGAAAGAGAAGCGTTTATTGAATTATCGTTTGGTGATGCTGAAGGTTTGACGCTAGCTGAAAGACTCGAACGATTCCCAGATCTTATTTACCCTAATAGTGAAGATGGGTCTAGCATTGAGTGTAGAATTTTAAAAGGATTGGCTGAAATACATGAAAAATATCCAAATCAAAATGTAGTAGTCGTATCTCATGGTGCCTTTATTAATGCCATATTATATCATTATTCAAATGGAGAAACAGGAACAGGAAAAATTAAACTTACAAACGGTAGCATATCGTCGTTAAAAATATCAGACGCTAAAGTAGAAATATTAGAATGTAATCAAGTAAATCACTTGTCTCAATATAAGAAAATTGGTGAGATATAA
- a CDS encoding DUF2951 family protein produces the protein MSNEFQRADYDRRIKRLEDNDEKIFSSLDEIKKGQHAQELVNQKLDFTLDALNREREIEKENKKENNKNIRDIKLWVLGLVGTIAGSLIITSIKMLFGI, from the coding sequence ATGAGTAATGAGTTCCAAAGAGCTGATTATGACAGAAGAATTAAACGGCTCGAGGACAATGATGAAAAAATATTTTCTTCTTTAGATGAAATCAAAAAGGGGCAACACGCGCAAGAACTTGTGAATCAAAAATTAGATTTCACATTAGATGCCTTAAATAGAGAGCGTGAAATAGAGAAAGAGAATAAAAAAGAAAATAATAAAAATATAAGAGACATCAAATTGTGGGTTCTAGGCTTAGTAGGTACAATAGCAGGCTCACTCATCATTACATCAATCAAAATGTTATTTGGTATATAA
- a CDS encoding LysE family transporter, whose amino-acid sequence MLYYLKGNAKKTFNITTEPTIQANISLTSSYKQGFLSTMFNPKAILFYVSILPQFITKQVCSFLFNYIR is encoded by the coding sequence TTGTTATATTATTTAAAAGGAAATGCTAAAAAGACTTTTAACATTACAACTGAACCTACAATACAGGCGAATATTAGTCTGACATCATCATATAAACAAGGATTTTTAAGTACAATGTTTAATCCGAAAGCAATACTATTTTATGTGAGTATATTACCTCAATTTATTACAAAACAAGTCTGTAGCTTTCTATTTAACTATATAAGATAA
- a CDS encoding peptidoglycan recognition protein family protein: MKDIYSKHIQGSKITGKKASIAGIVIHNDYGSMTPNQYLPWLYTREQNGTHVNGWASVYVNKDETLWYHPTDYVEWHCGNNWANSNLIGFEVCQSHPAAGLTDAQFKLNEEATFKVAAAVMKSYGLYPNRATVNLHRQYFGTSCPHRSWDMHVGKNAPDTLANRNKLKDYFISRIKHYYNGGTTPKPPKTTWKWSGKATAKKGVSPIAAKKKPGLNEPALPSSNNILAGQYINFFSVTKKDGYWWAEFEYPTNPKAGRFYCALGPITHKDEKLEKETKLWFDLKITSKK, encoded by the coding sequence ATGAAAGATATTTATTCAAAACACATTCAAGGCAGTAAAATAACAGGTAAAAAAGCAAGTATAGCAGGTATTGTTATTCACAATGATTATGGTTCAATGACACCTAATCAGTATTTACCATGGTTATACACGAGAGAACAAAACGGAACGCATGTTAATGGGTGGGCTTCAGTGTATGTAAACAAAGATGAAACACTTTGGTATCACCCAACAGATTATGTAGAATGGCATTGTGGGAATAACTGGGCTAACAGTAATCTGATCGGATTCGAAGTTTGTCAATCACATCCAGCAGCAGGTTTAACAGATGCCCAGTTCAAATTAAATGAAGAGGCAACATTCAAAGTGGCAGCAGCCGTTATGAAGTCTTATGGTTTGTATCCAAACCGGGCGACTGTAAACTTACACAGACAGTATTTCGGTACATCTTGTCCTCATCGTTCTTGGGATATGCATGTCGGAAAAAACGCACCAGATACGTTAGCCAATCGTAATAAGTTAAAAGATTACTTTATTTCTCGTATTAAACATTATTACAACGGTGGCACAACGCCTAAACCACCTAAAACAACTTGGAAATGGTCTGGTAAAGCAACAGCTAAGAAAGGTGTATCACCAATCGCAGCTAAGAAGAAACCTGGTTTAAACGAACCAGCATTACCATCGTCAAATAATATTTTGGCTGGTCAATATATCAACTTCTTCTCAGTAACTAAAAAGGATGGCTACTGGTGGGCAGAGTTTGAATATCCGACTAATCCTAAGGCCGGCCGTTTCTATTGTGCATTAGGACCTATTACACACAAAGATGAGAAGTTAGAAAAAGAAACAAAATTATGGTTTGACTTGAAGATTACAAGTAAAAAGTAG
- a CDS encoding GNAT family N-acetyltransferase, producing MTPEAIIERASFTNFYIFEENNQIIATGAIGPYWGSQTESSLFTIFVSPDHQGRGIGNLIIETLENDYYFKRAQRIEIPASVTAVEFYRKYGYDFKNGIKFQDDEGIYRMEKFK from the coding sequence ATGACACCTGAAGCAATAATTGAAAGAGCAAGTTTTACAAATTTTTATATATTTGAAGAAAATAATCAAATAATAGCAACAGGTGCAATTGGCCCGTATTGGGGTAGCCAAACTGAAAGTAGCTTGTTTACCATTTTTGTATCACCAGATCATCAAGGAAGAGGTATTGGTAACCTCATAATAGAAACCCTTGAAAATGACTATTACTTTAAACGCGCACAACGTATAGAAATTCCAGCTTCTGTTACAGCAGTAGAATTCTATAGAAAGTATGGTTATGATTTCAAGAATGGTATCAAATTTCAAGATGATGAAGGTATTTATAGAATGGAAAAATTTAAATAA
- a CDS encoding phage holin, with translation MKINWKVRIKQKSFWVAILSAILLFVQQVSGAFDYDITVYTDQITNIVNSVLGVLVLLGVVQDPTTKGIKDSEQAQQYNEPK, from the coding sequence ATGAAAATTAATTGGAAAGTACGTATTAAACAAAAATCATTTTGGGTAGCCATATTATCGGCTATCCTTTTATTTGTGCAACAAGTGTCGGGTGCATTCGATTACGACATCACAGTGTATACAGACCAAATAACGAATATCGTTAACAGTGTGTTAGGTGTGTTGGTATTACTAGGTGTGGTACAAGACCCAACTACTAAAGGAATAAAAGACAGTGAACAAGCACAACAATATAACGAACCAAAGTAA
- a CDS encoding thermonuclease family protein, translating into MKKIILLCVSILFLATIESGCSNGSTDNSEKEKTYKPGTTDRIPVELAGTVDGDTAKFIYNGSKQSFRFLLIDTPETKHPRLGKQPFGQEASDRMKELLTNANKIEIEFDVGGQTDKYQRYLAYIYVDGKMLNEILVREGLAKVAYVYPPNTRYLDQLESAQEKAKEEKLGIWSLGSAFEDNQASTQQSTTNQSASSNTQSSIGTGSTTTQTSKNTSQNAESEYYPNCTALRKVYPNGVSSTHPAYNGKLDRDKDNFACEAN; encoded by the coding sequence ATGAAAAAGATTATATTGTTATGTGTAAGTATTTTATTCTTAGCAACTATTGAAAGTGGTTGTAGTAATGGAAGTACTGATAATAGTGAAAAAGAAAAAACATACAAACCAGGTACGACTGACAGAATTCCAGTTGAGTTAGCGGGTACAGTTGATGGAGATACTGCGAAATTTATTTATAATGGCAGCAAACAATCATTTAGATTTTTACTAATTGATACACCTGAAACGAAACATCCAAGATTAGGTAAGCAACCATTTGGACAAGAAGCATCAGATAGAATGAAAGAATTGTTAACGAATGCAAATAAAATCGAAATAGAGTTTGATGTAGGGGGACAAACAGATAAATATCAACGTTATTTAGCATACATATATGTAGACGGTAAAATGCTTAATGAAATATTGGTTAGAGAAGGATTAGCTAAAGTAGCATATGTATATCCACCAAATACAAGATATTTAGATCAATTAGAAAGTGCACAAGAAAAAGCCAAAGAAGAAAAATTAGGCATTTGGAGTTTAGGAAGTGCATTTGAAGATAATCAAGCAAGCACACAACAATCTACAACTAATCAATCAGCATCAAGTAATACACAAAGTTCAATCGGAACAGGAAGTACTACAACACAAACATCAAAAAATACTTCTCAAAATGCAGAATCAGAATATTATCCAAATTGTACTGCACTTAGAAAAGTATATCCAAATGGCGTATCTAGTACACATCCAGCATACAATGGTAAACTAGATAGAGACAAAGATAACTTTGCGTGTGAAGCGAATTAA
- a CDS encoding DUF4868 domain-containing protein, with amino-acid sequence MSGNKISDIIQNGTLKVYCGEKREKSDDKYYLLKLSIKDNHKGKKLIEELTYNHQINSEKMLEQDIQEYNPIISKNDVVETIKTDDTFGYEEILSKLTDIDTSNNIQSKNIKFYMFEYKLNDERLYIFRRNFNNKSLKRSIFAKFDPEGIYDTIELDKFLKMDYEIDLLIYNGLIYIDNHIALERIFYLNEEFKEKANTILSRIDKTGKVKNFDTVKHKLLNNGRFVRRIAKLSEDNDRATLFIECIEKTKLAIEQFNLPIIYNESIEQFEIDYEDISQLNVLVNLMQDSYYKTIIGDDIGEDPNR; translated from the coding sequence ATGAGTGGGAATAAAATTTCTGATATTATTCAAAATGGTACATTAAAAGTTTATTGTGGAGAAAAAAGAGAAAAAAGTGATGACAAATATTACCTTTTGAAATTATCTATAAAAGATAATCATAAAGGTAAAAAGTTAATTGAAGAATTAACGTATAATCATCAAATAAATTCGGAGAAAATGTTAGAACAAGATATTCAGGAATACAATCCTATAATTAGTAAAAACGATGTGGTTGAAACAATTAAAACAGATGATACTTTTGGATATGAAGAAATACTGTCAAAATTAACTGATATAGATACTTCAAATAATATTCAATCTAAAAATATAAAGTTTTATATGTTTGAATATAAACTGAATGACGAAAGGCTTTATATATTCAGAAGAAATTTTAATAATAAAAGTTTAAAAAGAAGTATTTTTGCAAAATTTGACCCAGAAGGTATTTATGACACAATAGAGCTTGATAAATTTTTGAAAATGGATTATGAAATTGATTTATTAATATATAATGGTTTGATATATATTGACAATCATATTGCTTTGGAAAGAATCTTTTATTTGAACGAAGAATTTAAAGAAAAAGCTAATACTATTTTAAGCAGAATAGATAAAACAGGAAAAGTAAAAAATTTTGATACTGTAAAACATAAATTACTAAACAACGGTAGATTTGTTAGAAGAATCGCTAAACTAAGCGAAGATAATGATAGAGCAACTTTATTTATTGAATGTATCGAAAAAACAAAATTAGCTATAGAACAATTTAATTTACCAATTATATATAATGAATCTATCGAACAATTTGAGATAGACTATGAAGATATTAGCCAACTAAATGTTTTAGTGAATTTAATGCAGGATTCTTACTATAAAACAATAATTGGAGATGACATAGGAGAAGATCCGAATAGGTAG
- a CDS encoding GlsB/YeaQ/YmgE family stress response membrane protein, with protein sequence MGFILMLIVGGLIGWLAGVILGKDIPGGIIGNIIAGIIGSAIGGKLLGDMGPVIGGIAIIPALIGSIILILVLSFILKAIKK encoded by the coding sequence ATGGGCTTTATATTAATGTTAATCGTCGGCGGTTTAATCGGCTGGCTAGCAGGTGTTATTTTAGGTAAAGATATTCCAGGCGGTATTATTGGTAATATTATCGCAGGTATTATCGGTTCAGCAATTGGTGGTAAATTATTAGGAGATATGGGACCAGTAATAGGTGGAATTGCAATTATTCCAGCATTAATCGGTTCAATCATCTTAATCTTAGTACTTTCATTCATTTTAAAAGCAATTAAAAAATAG
- a CDS encoding DUF6941 family protein: MAKVAWVVPSLEVFNNPNGNLVIDSPMSYLNLEVLPNNYSFDVSFGIIGIEELKIYTLQFELIDPDDKIMFNTNVNIDRVKMDEENGDKEFLNVFETNARFNNLRFEKEGIHSIKLTIENNTSKAYFNVMKGKH, from the coding sequence ATGGCAAAAGTAGCATGGGTAGTTCCATCTTTAGAAGTGTTTAATAATCCAAATGGTAATTTAGTAATTGATAGTCCTATGTCATATTTAAATTTAGAAGTTTTACCAAATAACTATTCTTTTGATGTGTCTTTTGGGATAATAGGTATAGAAGAATTAAAAATATACACCTTACAATTTGAATTAATTGATCCAGATGATAAAATAATGTTCAATACAAATGTGAATATTGATAGAGTTAAGATGGATGAAGAAAATGGAGATAAAGAATTTTTAAATGTCTTCGAAACTAATGCACGTTTCAATAATTTAAGGTTTGAAAAAGAAGGAATTCATTCAATTAAGTTAACTATCGAAAACAACACGTCTAAAGCATACTTTAATGTCATGAAAGGGAAACATTAG
- a CDS encoding DUF4352 domain-containing protein produces MDKGNQKNERGNGWLYALLGCLGVVITALTIVGVIIIFLIIAIDDEIDEKEELHKASKLISNKIYELGDTVKNDGVEITLVKAEFVKPNNDLDFPPNNGKALKVYFKFKNNNEEQVLIQNDAFSMKVNGENYQEWFGNSDMAVGFSHQLNKDNTGSGYIVYDVPDNDKYTLEMNFIPNIETIQAKWEINSSSISTVNNTSNKHTLESSDNEQ; encoded by the coding sequence ATGGATAAGGGAAATCAAAAGAATGAGCGAGGAAATGGTTGGCTATACGCACTTTTAGGTTGTTTAGGTGTAGTTATCACTGCACTCACAATTGTTGGTGTGATTATAATTTTTTTAATCATTGCTATAGATGATGAGATTGATGAAAAAGAAGAATTGCATAAAGCGAGTAAACTAATTTCGAACAAGATTTATGAATTAGGTGATACGGTTAAGAATGATGGAGTAGAAATAACATTGGTTAAAGCTGAATTTGTAAAGCCTAATAATGATCTAGATTTTCCACCGAATAATGGTAAAGCTTTGAAAGTTTATTTCAAATTTAAGAATAATAATGAGGAACAAGTATTAATTCAAAATGATGCTTTTAGTATGAAAGTTAATGGAGAAAACTATCAAGAATGGTTTGGTAATAGTGATATGGCAGTTGGTTTCTCACATCAACTAAATAAAGACAATACAGGCTCTGGGTATATCGTATACGATGTACCTGATAATGATAAATATACTTTGGAAATGAACTTTATCCCAAACATTGAGACGATTCAAGCAAAGTGGGAAATTAATAGTTCGAGTATTTCTACGGTGAATAACACATCTAATAAACATACTTTAGAATCTTCTGATAATGAACAATAG
- a CDS encoding SdpI family protein, whose amino-acid sequence MKEIYKQSKLSIFIICIAIIKWIIAIPFLPHGVPMQYNANGEINWSANKFVAAIVMIGIMLFSYIITNLKIAKDKDQRKFSNIRSLNDLLNPLVQGFIYVITLIVISNGLGYEISANFIIPVLVGVLLIIIGNYLPKVPKNNTLGIKNKWTKASEFVWKKTHRFTALIYIIVGLMMFVLGLLHMINTVVTITLIVILVLIPFLYSWYTYQIVSKN is encoded by the coding sequence GTGAAAGAAATATATAAACAATCTAAACTCAGTATATTTATTATTTGTATTGCTATTATCAAATGGATTATAGCAATTCCGTTTCTACCTCATGGTGTTCCTATGCAATATAATGCAAATGGAGAAATTAATTGGTCAGCTAATAAATTTGTAGCAGCTATTGTCATGATTGGTATTATGTTGTTTAGTTATATCATCACAAATTTAAAAATTGCTAAAGATAAAGATCAGCGCAAATTTTCTAATATAAGATCTTTAAATGATTTACTCAATCCTTTAGTTCAAGGATTTATATATGTCATTACGTTAATTGTAATAAGTAATGGACTAGGGTATGAAATCTCAGCCAATTTTATAATACCAGTTTTAGTTGGTGTACTTCTGATTATAATAGGTAATTATTTACCTAAAGTACCGAAAAATAATACATTGGGGATTAAAAATAAGTGGACGAAAGCTAGTGAATTTGTATGGAAGAAGACGCATAGATTTACAGCTTTAATTTATATAATAGTTGGACTCATGATGTTTGTTCTAGGTTTATTACACATGATTAACACTGTTGTAACGATTACTTTAATTGTAATTCTTGTATTAATACCATTCCTTTATTCTTGGTACACATATCAAATCGTATCTAAAAATTAA
- a CDS encoding Fic family protein → MTLKGVPKLPVNITSDIALKIYKKLAEVNIKVGKLNSELQHSIINDNFINIMSMRESLESTKIEGTQVTFDEVLEEKMDKKQSNEVTEVLNYMNALSYGYNEIKVNNTPISEKLIKELHNILLSGTRGKEKNPGNFRKIQNFIGPDNKIENATYVPIDANMIGEYMTNLEYFINGIEHSSLKEKEGGHYFNYYTDPLIRTAITHAQFESIHPFLDGNGRLGRILIILTLVSANVIDKPVFFVSEELEKEKSRYYDLLNGVRTKTPDWEGWIMFFLNASERMIDSILMKISKSEELYFKGIRMLKTDSEKKIWFITFQEPKITVAKASKITGFTQPTVRKALKKLAENDLVYEEKSKQRNKNYNNYELLRIINN, encoded by the coding sequence TTGACGTTAAAAGGTGTACCTAAATTACCGGTAAATATAACAAGTGACATAGCTTTGAAAATATATAAAAAATTAGCAGAAGTGAACATAAAAGTTGGTAAATTAAATAGTGAATTACAACATTCGATTATTAACGATAACTTTATAAATATTATGAGTATGAGAGAATCACTAGAATCAACTAAAATAGAAGGTACTCAAGTTACTTTTGATGAAGTTCTAGAAGAGAAAATGGATAAAAAGCAAAGTAATGAAGTTACGGAAGTATTGAATTATATGAATGCTTTATCCTATGGATATAATGAGATTAAAGTTAATAATACACCTATATCTGAAAAGTTGATTAAAGAACTTCATAATATACTGTTAAGTGGTACTAGAGGAAAGGAAAAAAATCCAGGGAATTTCAGAAAAATCCAGAATTTTATAGGACCTGATAATAAAATTGAAAATGCAACTTATGTACCAATTGATGCTAATATGATTGGTGAATATATGACTAATTTAGAATATTTTATAAATGGAATAGAACATAGCAGTTTAAAAGAAAAAGAAGGAGGACATTACTTTAATTACTATACTGATCCCTTAATTAGAACAGCTATTACTCATGCGCAATTTGAATCTATTCACCCATTCTTAGATGGGAATGGAAGGTTAGGTAGGATTTTAATTATATTAACACTTGTAAGTGCTAATGTTATTGATAAGCCAGTATTTTTTGTAAGTGAAGAATTGGAAAAAGAAAAATCTAGGTATTACGACTTATTAAATGGAGTTAGAACAAAGACACCTGACTGGGAAGGTTGGATTATGTTCTTTTTAAATGCTTCAGAAAGAATGATAGATAGTATTTTGATGAAAATATCTAAGTCTGAAGAGTTATATTTTAAAGGTATTAGAATGCTAAAGACAGATTCAGAAAAAAAGATTTGGTTTATAACATTCCAAGAACCAAAAATCACAGTTGCTAAAGCTAGTAAGATAACTGGATTTACTCAACCTACTGTAAGAAAAGCATTGAAAAAACTAGCCGAAAATGATTTAGTATATGAAGAAAAGAGTAAACAAAGAAACAAAAATTATAATAATTATGAATTATTAAGAATCATAAACAACTAA